The Henckelia pumila isolate YLH828 chromosome 2, ASM3356847v2, whole genome shotgun sequence genome includes a window with the following:
- the LOC140878006 gene encoding LOW QUALITY PROTEIN: uncharacterized protein (The sequence of the model RefSeq protein was modified relative to this genomic sequence to represent the inferred CDS: deleted 1 base in 1 codon) — protein MVQYRKNLRLKIVGLYPRGSPSRNSRRPETSPGLRGGLEIVFNQQ, from the exons ATGGTTCAA TATAGAAAAAATTTGAGACTAAAAATTGTAGGGCTTTACCCGAGA GGGAGCCCTTCCAGAAATTCTCGAAGGCCTGAGACAAGCCCAGGCCTAAGAGGGGGTTTGGAAATAGTTTTCAACCAGCAATAG